From the Streptomyces sp. KMM 9044 genome, one window contains:
- a CDS encoding MaoC family dehydratase: MTAKISSADVEVGTELPARTFPVTRATLVRYAGASGDFNPIHWNERFAKEVGLPDVIAHGMFTMAEAIRVVTDWVGDPGAVVEYGVRFTRPVVVPDDDRGATIEVSGKVAAKLDDHTVRVDLTAASAGQKVLGMSRAVVRLA; encoded by the coding sequence ATGACGGCGAAGATCTCCTCCGCGGACGTCGAGGTCGGCACCGAACTGCCCGCGCGGACGTTCCCCGTGACCAGGGCCACCCTCGTCCGGTACGCGGGCGCCTCAGGCGACTTCAATCCCATCCACTGGAACGAGAGGTTCGCCAAGGAGGTCGGCCTGCCGGACGTCATCGCGCACGGCATGTTCACCATGGCCGAGGCGATCCGCGTGGTCACCGACTGGGTGGGCGACCCGGGCGCGGTCGTCGAGTACGGCGTCCGCTTCACCAGGCCGGTCGTCGTCCCCGACGACGACCGGGGCGCCACCATCGAGGTCAGCGGCAAGGTCGCGGCCAAGCTCGACGACCACACGGTCCGTGTCGACCTCACGGCGGCCAGTGCCGGGCAGAAAGTGCTGGGGATGTCGCGGGCGGTCGTACGACTCGCCTGA
- a CDS encoding MaoC family dehydratase N-terminal domain-containing protein produces the protein MALDQSFVGRSYPPTDPYEVGREKIREFAEAVGDTNPAYTDAEAAKALGHPDVIAPPTFVFAVTFKAAGSVIADPRLGLDYSRVVHGDQKFAYRRPVRAGDRLTVTSTIEAIKSMAGNDILDIRGEVHDEAGEHVVTSWIKLVARAGENEGA, from the coding sequence ATGGCGCTCGACCAGTCCTTCGTGGGGCGGAGCTACCCGCCCACCGATCCCTATGAAGTGGGCCGGGAGAAGATCCGCGAGTTTGCCGAAGCGGTGGGGGACACCAACCCGGCGTACACGGACGCGGAGGCCGCCAAGGCGCTCGGCCACCCCGATGTGATCGCCCCGCCGACCTTTGTGTTCGCGGTCACCTTCAAGGCCGCCGGGAGCGTCATTGCCGACCCCCGGCTGGGCCTGGACTACAGCCGGGTGGTGCACGGCGACCAGAAGTTCGCCTACCGCCGTCCGGTGCGCGCCGGTGACCGGCTCACGGTCACCTCGACCATCGAGGCGATCAAGTCGATGGCGGGCAACGACATCCTGGACATCCGCGGCGAGGTGCACGACGAGGCCGGCGAGCACGTCGTGACGTCCTGGATCAAGCTGGTGGCCCGCGCGGGCGAGAACGAGGGGGCGTGA
- a CDS encoding TetR/AcrR family transcriptional regulator: MVRMSAEERRESIVRVASAEFGRGGYHGTSTEVIARRVGVSQPYLFRLFPGKKAIFLAAAERCVEDTIRMFAEASEGLEGEEALHAMAHAYMQAITERPELLMMQMQMYLAVAAAEQEGDQEFGATVRAGWLRLWDTAHFALGADVKETTTFMAYGMLINCLSAMGFPSGHRIWEGLDPSARLGD, translated from the coding sequence ATGGTCAGGATGAGCGCAGAGGAGAGGCGCGAGAGTATCGTCCGCGTGGCGAGTGCCGAGTTCGGCCGCGGTGGCTACCACGGCACGTCGACCGAGGTGATCGCCAGGCGGGTCGGCGTCTCGCAGCCGTATCTCTTCCGGCTCTTCCCGGGGAAGAAGGCCATCTTCCTGGCGGCGGCGGAACGCTGCGTGGAGGACACCATCCGCATGTTCGCGGAGGCGTCCGAGGGGCTGGAGGGCGAAGAGGCTCTGCACGCCATGGCGCACGCCTACATGCAGGCCATCACGGAGCGGCCCGAGCTGCTCATGATGCAGATGCAGATGTACCTCGCGGTGGCGGCCGCCGAGCAGGAGGGCGATCAGGAGTTCGGCGCGACCGTGCGTGCGGGCTGGCTGCGGCTGTGGGACACCGCGCACTTCGCCCTGGGTGCCGACGTCAAGGAGACGACGACCTTCATGGCGTACGGCATGCTCATCAACTGCCTGTCCGCCATGGGATTCCCGTCCGGCCACCGGATCTGGGAAGGGCTGGACCCGTCGGCGCGACTCGGCGACTAG
- a CDS encoding amidohydrolase family protein, with the protein MPDSRPQPPPSSPPPSPGPAGPAPLLLCGARLTDGRAVDVRLGGGRIEAVGTAGSLTVDGTPTGGTRVDLTGHLLLPAPAEPHAHADTALSAESDGPVSYDPHDVRRRATEAALLQLAHGATAVRAHVRVDDMTGLGALTAVLQARRSLRGLTELGTVAMPRVLTGVAGADGIAMLRDAVKMGASVVGGCPDVDPDPTGYVEAVLEVAAEHGCPVDLHTDTADPARVARLAAMAGGLRPGVTLSPCGGLGRLPAEAASRTADQLAAAGVTVVCLPQGGCGGVDRPGTGTAPVRLLRTAGVRVSAGSGALRDVSNPVGRGDPLEAAYLLASRHGLSPEDAYEAVSTSARAVLGLPEVRVEAGFPAELLAVRGDRLPAALSLAYSRIVVHRGRVVARTSAVREYCGASTTTTESASGLPRQGRGGAP; encoded by the coding sequence ATGCCCGACAGCCGGCCGCAGCCGCCGCCCTCGTCGCCCCCGCCCTCCCCGGGCCCGGCCGGCCCGGCGCCGCTCCTGCTGTGCGGCGCCCGGCTCACCGACGGCCGAGCCGTGGACGTGCGGCTGGGCGGCGGACGCATCGAGGCGGTCGGCACGGCCGGCAGCCTGACCGTGGACGGCACCCCCACGGGCGGCACCCGGGTCGACCTGACCGGCCACCTGCTCCTCCCGGCCCCCGCCGAACCGCACGCCCACGCCGACACCGCCCTCTCCGCCGAATCCGACGGCCCCGTCTCGTACGACCCCCACGACGTCCGGCGCCGGGCGACGGAGGCCGCGCTGCTCCAGCTCGCGCACGGAGCGACGGCGGTGCGGGCGCACGTGCGGGTGGACGACATGACCGGGCTCGGCGCGCTCACCGCCGTACTGCAGGCGAGGCGTTCGCTGCGCGGGCTGACCGAGCTGGGCACGGTGGCGATGCCGCGCGTACTGACCGGGGTGGCCGGAGCCGACGGGATCGCGATGCTGCGGGACGCGGTGAAGATGGGCGCATCGGTGGTGGGCGGCTGCCCGGACGTCGACCCCGACCCCACGGGGTACGTGGAAGCGGTCCTGGAGGTCGCCGCCGAGCACGGCTGCCCCGTCGACCTGCACACGGACACCGCCGACCCCGCCCGCGTGGCCCGGCTCGCCGCGATGGCGGGCGGGCTGCGGCCGGGAGTGACGCTCAGCCCGTGCGGCGGCCTCGGCCGGCTGCCCGCCGAAGCGGCCTCACGGACCGCGGACCAGCTGGCGGCGGCCGGCGTGACCGTGGTGTGCCTGCCCCAGGGCGGCTGCGGGGGTGTCGACCGCCCGGGCACGGGCACGGCCCCGGTACGGCTGCTGCGCACGGCGGGCGTGCGGGTCTCGGCCGGGAGCGGCGCCCTGCGGGACGTGTCGAACCCGGTCGGCCGCGGCGACCCGCTGGAAGCGGCGTATCTGCTGGCCTCCCGCCACGGACTGTCGCCCGAGGACGCCTACGAGGCGGTGAGCACGTCGGCCCGGGCCGTCCTCGGGCTGCCCGAGGTACGGGTGGAGGCGGGCTTCCCCGCCGAGCTGCTCGCGGTCCGCGGCGACCGGCTGCCGGCTGCACTGTCCCTGGCGTACAGCCGGATCGTGGTGCACCGGGGGCGCGTGGTCGCGCGGACGAGCGCGGTACGGGAGTACTGCGGCGCCTCGACGACGACCACGGAGTCGGCATCGGGCCTGCCCCGACAGGGCCGGGGAGGAGCCCCGTAG
- the rpmG gene encoding 50S ribosomal protein L33, translated as MAATDVRPKITLACVECKERNYITKKNRRNNPDRLEMKKHCPRCNAHTAHRETR; from the coding sequence GTGGCTGCCACCGACGTCCGCCCGAAGATCACGCTGGCCTGCGTGGAGTGCAAGGAGCGGAACTACATCACCAAGAAGAACCGGCGTAACAACCCGGATCGTCTGGAGATGAAGAAGCACTGCCCGCGTTGCAATGCGCACACCGCGCACCGCGAAACGCGATAA